In Lysobacter firmicutimachus, one genomic interval encodes:
- the gpmI gene encoding 2,3-bisphosphoglycerate-independent phosphoglycerate mutase, which yields MPATSRPKPVVLLILDGWGHRDDPADNALAQAELPNWRALLASEPHTLIHTEGRHVGLPDGQMGNSEVGHMNLGAGRIVYQDLTRIDAAIEDGSFYANAELRAACAAAREAGGTLHVMGLLSPGGVHSHEQHIFAMLELARREGVGRVAVHAFLDGRDMPPKSAAPSLERLQQACERVGNAHIASVSGRYFAMDRDKRWDRQLRAWNAIVEADAEHRAATALEALEAAYARGETDEFVAPTVIGAATPIADGDAVVYMNFRADRARQLTAAFVDPGFDGYHARRPALSRYVCLTEYDAKLPAPVAFAPDELRNTLGELLAERGLTQLRIAETEKYAHVTFFFSGGREEPYAGERRILVPSPKVATYDLQPEMSCPEVTAQLTAAIRSGEFDVAVCNIANPDMVGHTGDLGAAIRAAEAVDVAIGAVAAAVRETGGALLITADHGNLEMMRDPDTGQPHTAHTVGPVPLVYVGPRKAALRSGGALRDVAPTMLDLLGLEQPAEMSGQSLLAG from the coding sequence GTGCCAGCGACTTCCCGCCCCAAGCCCGTAGTGCTGTTGATTCTCGACGGTTGGGGCCATCGCGACGATCCGGCCGACAACGCCCTGGCCCAGGCCGAGCTGCCGAACTGGCGCGCGCTGCTGGCCAGCGAGCCGCACACCCTGATCCACACCGAAGGCCGCCACGTCGGCCTGCCGGACGGGCAGATGGGCAATTCCGAAGTCGGCCACATGAATCTAGGCGCCGGCCGCATCGTCTACCAAGACCTGACCCGCATCGACGCGGCGATCGAGGACGGCAGCTTCTACGCCAATGCCGAGCTGCGCGCCGCCTGCGCCGCGGCGCGCGAGGCCGGCGGCACCCTGCATGTGATGGGCCTGCTGTCGCCGGGCGGCGTGCACAGTCACGAACAGCACATCTTCGCCATGCTCGAACTGGCCCGCCGCGAAGGCGTGGGCCGGGTCGCCGTGCATGCTTTCCTCGACGGCCGCGACATGCCGCCGAAGTCGGCCGCGCCGAGCCTGGAGCGGCTGCAGCAGGCCTGCGAGCGGGTCGGTAACGCGCACATCGCTTCGGTCAGCGGACGGTATTTCGCCATGGACCGCGACAAGCGCTGGGATCGCCAGTTGCGGGCGTGGAACGCGATCGTCGAAGCCGACGCCGAGCACCGCGCCGCGACCGCGCTGGAGGCGCTGGAGGCGGCCTACGCGCGCGGCGAGACCGACGAATTCGTCGCGCCGACCGTGATCGGCGCCGCCACGCCGATCGCCGACGGCGATGCGGTGGTGTACATGAACTTCCGCGCCGACCGCGCGCGCCAGCTTACCGCCGCGTTCGTCGATCCGGGTTTCGACGGCTACCACGCGCGCCGGCCGGCGCTGTCGCGCTACGTCTGCCTGACCGAGTACGACGCCAAGTTGCCGGCGCCGGTCGCGTTCGCCCCGGACGAGCTGCGCAACACGCTGGGCGAACTGCTGGCCGAGCGCGGCCTGACCCAACTGCGCATCGCCGAGACCGAGAAGTACGCGCACGTCACCTTCTTCTTCAGCGGCGGGCGCGAAGAGCCCTATGCCGGCGAGCGCCGCATCCTGGTGCCCAGCCCGAAGGTCGCCACCTACGATCTCCAGCCGGAAATGAGCTGCCCGGAAGTGACCGCGCAACTGACCGCGGCGATCCGCTCGGGCGAGTTCGACGTTGCCGTGTGCAACATCGCCAACCCGGACATGGTCGGCCACACCGGCGATCTCGGCGCGGCGATCCGCGCCGCCGAAGCGGTCGACGTGGCGATCGGCGCGGTCGCCGCGGCGGTGCGCGAGACCGGCGGCGCGCTCCTGATCACCGCCGATCACGGCAACCTGGAAATGATGCGCGACCCGGACACCGGCCAGCCGCATACCGCGCACACCGTCGGCCCGGTGCCGCTGGTCTACGTCGGTCCGCGCAAGGCGGCCCTGCGCAGCGGCGGCGCCCTGCGCGACGTCGCCCCGACCATGCTCGATCTGCTCGGCCTCGAACAGCCGGCGGAGATGAGCGGACAGAGCCTGTTGGCCGGATGA